The Rhodobacteraceae bacterium LMO-JJ12 genome contains the following window.
GTTTTCGCGTTGGAGGGCGCGCACATAGGCGACGATGTTAAGCACGTCGCCTTGGGTGACACCCTTGACCGGCGGCATATTGCCGAATTTCCAGTGATGGGCCCGCACTCCGTTTTTCGCGGCCAGAACGAATGCCATGTCGCCATGGTGGTTGGGTTCGTAAAACCTGTGCACCAACGGGGGTGCAACACCCTGCTGGCCTTGCGCATTAACACCGTGGCAGGCGGCGCAAACCGCATCAAAGGCCTGCTTTCCGGTCTGCTCTTGTTCGCCAAGGGATTCAGGCACTGCAACGGCGACAATCGCATCCCCCTGAAGGATAGCGGTATTCGCGCTGCTGGCACCCATGGTGGTTTCGCCCCGCTGCATGACATACCATGCACCTGCAACCAACACGATCACAGCCAGCAATATTGTACCCCGTCTCATCCTTCTCGCTCCTTCGTCTACGATTTTTCATTGATTGGGCATCATCTTCATGGTCGTGCCCGGAGGGGGCGCTGACACGCATCGGCGCCCCCAAAAGGTTGTTTACTTCAATGTTGTCACGGTCAGCTTGCCCTTGACCCGGTCAGCGACAAACTCGATGTCCTGGCCTTCTGACATCCGTGCGATTATCGCCTCGTCGGCGCGAAACACCATTGTCATCGCGGCCATATCAAGGTTGACCAGCGGGCCGTGAATGATGGTTACCTTGCCTGCCTTGGCGTCGATCTTCTTGATCTTGCCGGTGGTGTATACGACATCCGCCTGTGCCATCTTTTCACCCACGGTAATCGGCCCGTGCATGCCGGATTCGTAATGACCCGGGATCAGGCAGGCGAACTCGAAGGTGCCGGCATTGGTGAAGGTCCAGATCACCTCGCCAGACCCACCCTCATCAAGACGGACGGAGTTGG
Protein-coding sequences here:
- a CDS encoding cytochrome c; the protein is MRRGTILLAVIVLVAGAWYVMQRGETTMGASSANTAILQGDAIVAVAVPESLGEQEQTGKQAFDAVCAACHGVNAQGQQGVAPPLVHRFYEPNHHGDMAFVLAAKNGVRAHHWKFGNMPPVKGVTQGDVLNIVAYVRALQRENGIH
- a CDS encoding copper-binding protein, with the translated sequence MKNLLLTTILAVTLSTPAFAAGAHKGGHDDDHASEHAEMMIGMPGDPAKVDRTIDVIMRETDDSEMIFEPASLEIEPGETIRFNVMNKGELEHEFVIDTMEGNAEHGKAMAKMDMEHDDPNSVRLDEGGSGEVIWTFTNAGTFEFACLIPGHYESGMHGPITVGEKMAQADVVYTTGKIKKIDAKAGKVTIIHGPLVNLDMAAMTMVFRADEAIIARMSEGQDIEFVADRVKGKLTVTTLK